A genomic segment from Bacillus marinisedimentorum encodes:
- the groES gene encoding co-chaperone GroES translates to MLKPLGERVIIELVETEEKTASGIVLPDSAKEKPQEGKVVAVGSGRLNEDGERVALELKEGDLVVFSKYAGTEVKYEGTEYLIMREDDILAVIG, encoded by the coding sequence TTGTTAAAGCCTTTAGGTGAACGCGTTATCATCGAACTTGTTGAAACTGAAGAAAAAACTGCAAGCGGAATCGTGCTGCCGGATTCTGCAAAAGAAAAACCGCAGGAAGGCAAAGTGGTTGCAGTGGGTTCCGGCCGTCTGAATGAAGACGGAGAACGTGTTGCTCTTGAACTGAAAGAAGGCGACCTCGTGGTATTCTCGAAATATGCGGGCACTGAAGTGAAATACGAAGGTACCGAGTATTTGATCATGCGTGAAGACGACATTCTTGCAGTTATCGGCTAA
- a CDS encoding macro domain-containing protein, producing the protein MQKLKEIVKDKDYWKNVWAVPGGLFGIATTVYTFVEFDEGFNKFYILLGLVGISILYILLDLLKNTRLKETKLIVDGSEIVVKTGDIFKFPRNIYKVIAFNEFFDTKVDDKIISKSSLNGQYLNYFYENTSDLDERIYQDQRMQNRIVEKNVERPLGGKHTRYRLGSIFKDKDFFLVAFSKFNDENEANLKLHEYANCLIHFWNEVNSLYAQQEVVVPLLGSGITRHKDFNATPHQLLEVMLWTFKISKVKFREPSKVTILLHGSHHKSINYYKLKEFEKNGI; encoded by the coding sequence ATGCAAAAATTAAAAGAAATTGTTAAAGATAAGGATTACTGGAAAAATGTTTGGGCTGTTCCTGGGGGATTATTCGGTATTGCTACAACAGTATATACTTTTGTTGAATTCGATGAAGGTTTTAACAAATTTTATATTTTACTTGGATTAGTAGGTATTTCTATTTTATATATCCTGTTAGACTTATTGAAAAATACAAGGTTAAAAGAAACCAAATTAATTGTAGATGGGTCAGAAATTGTAGTAAAAACAGGAGATATTTTCAAATTTCCTCGAAATATCTATAAAGTAATTGCTTTTAATGAATTTTTTGATACTAAAGTAGATGACAAAATAATATCTAAATCATCTTTAAACGGACAGTATTTAAATTACTTTTATGAAAACACATCAGATTTAGATGAAAGAATTTATCAAGACCAACGAATGCAGAATAGAATTGTTGAAAAAAATGTAGAACGACCCTTAGGTGGAAAACATACTCGCTATCGTTTAGGGTCTATTTTTAAAGATAAAGATTTTTTTCTTGTGGCATTTTCAAAATTTAATGATGAGAATGAAGCTAATTTAAAACTGCATGAATATGCTAACTGCTTGATCCACTTCTGGAATGAAGTAAATAGTCTTTATGCTCAACAAGAAGTTGTTGTTCCTTTGTTAGGTTCTGGTATAACAAGACATAAGGACTTTAATGCTACTCCTCATCAATTGCTAGAAGTTATGCTTTGGACTTTTAAAATTAGCAAGGTTAAATTTAGAGAACCTTCTAAAGTTACTATCCTTCTTCATGGATCCCATCATAAAAGTATCAATTATTATAAATTAAAGGAGTTTGAAAAAAATGGCATATAA
- a CDS encoding TIR domain-containing protein has product MAYKNGNYSAFYVSEPFSESNLGASATKDFSSYNMLRAWKGAESSFPFNDSHNKNYNVRDGSDWERTLKPRLHERLNNSKNIILFLSSITKNSKALREEINYGVNTKGLPVIVVYPEYQNKSDIINCRTNTIKSEIKNLWDKLPAFRNTMYKVPTIHLPYKKDLIKKALNDKDFMINSQCNAGVYFYEC; this is encoded by the coding sequence ATGGCATATAAAAATGGCAATTATTCAGCTTTTTATGTCAGTGAGCCTTTTAGTGAGAGTAATCTGGGTGCATCTGCCACAAAAGATTTTTCATCTTATAATATGTTAAGGGCTTGGAAAGGCGCAGAGAGTAGTTTTCCATTTAATGACTCCCATAATAAAAACTATAACGTTAGGGACGGAAGTGACTGGGAAAGAACTTTGAAACCTCGTTTACATGAAAGACTAAATAATTCAAAGAATATAATATTGTTTTTAAGTAGTATTACAAAAAATAGTAAAGCATTGCGTGAAGAAATCAACTATGGAGTAAATACGAAGGGATTGCCAGTAATTGTTGTTTATCCTGAATATCAAAATAAAAGTGATATTATAAATTGTAGAACAAATACCATAAAAAGTGAGATCAAGAACTTATGGGATAAACTACCTGCTTTTCGAAATACTATGTACAAGGTTCCTACCATTCATTTACCATATAAAAAAGATTTAATTAAAAAGGCGTTAAACGATAAAGATTTTATGATAAATTCACAATGTAATGCTGGTGTTTACTTTTATGAATGCTAA
- the groL gene encoding chaperonin GroEL (60 kDa chaperone family; promotes refolding of misfolded polypeptides especially under stressful conditions; forms two stacked rings of heptamers to form a barrel-shaped 14mer; ends can be capped by GroES; misfolded proteins enter the barrel where they are refolded when GroES binds): MAKEIKFSEEARRAMLRGVDSLANAVKVTLGPKGRNVVLEKKYGSPLITNDGVTIAKEIELEDAFENMGAKLVAEVASKTNEIAGDGTTTATVLAQAMITEGLKNVTSGANPMGVRKGIEKATRSAVEELKKISKPIEGKESIAQVAAISSADNEVGQLIAEAMERVGNDGVITIEESKGFNTELEVVEGMQFDRGYASPYMVTDSDKMEAVLDNPYILITDKKIGNIQEVLPVLEQVVQQGKPILIIAEDVEGEALATLVVNKLRGTFNAVAVKAPGFGDRRKAMLEDISTLTGGEVITEDLGLDLKSANITQLGRAAKVVVTKENTTIVEGAGDTEKIGARVNQIRTQLEETTSEFDREKLQERLAKLAGGVAVIKVGAATETELKERKLRIEDALNSTRAAVEEGIVSGGGTALVNIYNNVAGIEAEGDEATGINIVLRALEEPVRQIAHNAGLEGSVVVERLKHEDIGIGFNAATGEWVNMIEAGIVDPTKVTRSALQNAASVSAMFLTTEAVVADIPEENDGGGMPDMGGMGGMGGMM, translated from the coding sequence ATGGCAAAAGAAATTAAGTTTAGCGAAGAAGCGCGCCGTGCCATGCTGCGCGGGGTGGATTCCCTTGCAAATGCTGTTAAAGTAACGCTTGGACCAAAAGGACGCAACGTGGTTCTTGAGAAAAAATACGGTTCACCGCTTATCACAAATGACGGTGTGACAATCGCAAAAGAAATCGAGCTTGAAGATGCATTTGAAAACATGGGTGCGAAGCTTGTTGCTGAAGTGGCAAGCAAAACAAACGAAATCGCCGGTGACGGTACAACGACTGCGACTGTCCTTGCCCAGGCGATGATCACAGAAGGCCTGAAGAACGTCACTTCCGGCGCCAACCCGATGGGCGTGCGCAAAGGCATCGAAAAAGCGACCAGGTCTGCTGTTGAAGAGCTCAAGAAAATTTCCAAGCCGATCGAAGGCAAAGAATCAATCGCACAGGTTGCGGCGATTTCTTCCGCTGACAACGAAGTCGGCCAATTGATCGCTGAAGCGATGGAGCGTGTCGGCAACGACGGCGTCATCACAATCGAAGAATCCAAAGGCTTCAACACTGAGCTTGAAGTCGTTGAAGGCATGCAGTTCGACCGCGGCTATGCTTCACCTTACATGGTGACAGATTCCGATAAAATGGAAGCGGTCCTTGATAATCCGTACATCCTGATCACAGATAAGAAGATCGGAAACATCCAGGAAGTCCTTCCTGTCCTTGAACAAGTTGTCCAGCAGGGCAAGCCGATCCTGATCATCGCTGAAGATGTGGAAGGCGAAGCGCTTGCGACACTCGTTGTCAACAAGCTGCGCGGCACATTCAACGCAGTTGCTGTCAAAGCACCTGGCTTCGGTGACCGCCGTAAAGCAATGCTTGAAGACATCTCCACACTTACCGGCGGGGAAGTCATCACAGAAGATCTTGGCCTTGACCTTAAGTCTGCCAACATCACGCAGCTTGGACGCGCTGCTAAAGTTGTCGTTACAAAAGAAAACACAACAATCGTCGAAGGTGCCGGCGACACTGAAAAAATCGGTGCCCGCGTCAACCAGATCCGCACGCAGCTCGAAGAAACAACTTCCGAGTTCGACCGTGAAAAACTGCAGGAGCGCCTTGCCAAGCTTGCCGGCGGCGTAGCCGTCATCAAAGTCGGTGCAGCTACTGAAACCGAACTGAAAGAACGCAAGCTCCGCATTGAAGATGCCCTGAACTCCACTCGTGCGGCAGTCGAAGAAGGCATCGTATCCGGCGGTGGTACAGCACTAGTGAACATTTACAACAATGTGGCCGGAATCGAAGCAGAAGGCGACGAAGCAACAGGCATCAACATCGTCCTGCGCGCACTTGAAGAGCCGGTCCGCCAGATCGCCCACAACGCCGGACTTGAAGGCTCTGTCGTCGTTGAACGCCTCAAGCACGAAGACATCGGCATCGGCTTCAACGCTGCCACTGGCGAATGGGTGAACATGATCGAAGCAGGTATCGTTGACCCGACAAAAGTTACACGATCCGCACTCCAAAACGCTGCATCCGTATCCGCGATGTTCCTGACAACTGAAGCAGTTGTTGCTGACATCCCGGAAGAGAATGATGGCGGCGGCATGCCTGATATGGGTGGCATGGGCGGAATGGGCGGCATGATGTAA
- a CDS encoding toll/interleukin-1 receptor domain-containing protein has translation MIFLSHQHNDKEIVSPIAYALEKTYGEENVFYDDWSIKPGENIIEKMNEGLEKSRFFFFFITENSLKSKMVSLEWTNALKARSKDMEFIPIRADQVDVPVIISALSYLDMSTNGIDATLQQIREIVSPEVEKYRKDIPTFRNLEGYYYEEDRNTYRFFIRPKRFFEPSGCIIAATNLNKNQAKFTANANMYETGFTENSVTVSARKLNAFLLNFPGGLKAGFTIDLTFKMNENINMSNPNIIIFHQKNDKQLQSIRLTPVMSKSQIPWFN, from the coding sequence ATGATATTTTTAAGTCATCAGCATAATGATAAAGAAATTGTAAGTCCAATTGCTTATGCTTTGGAGAAAACTTATGGAGAAGAAAACGTATTCTATGACGATTGGTCAATTAAACCCGGAGAAAACATCATTGAAAAGATGAATGAAGGATTAGAAAAATCTAGGTTTTTCTTTTTCTTCATAACCGAGAATAGCTTAAAAAGCAAAATGGTATCTCTTGAATGGACTAACGCATTAAAAGCACGGTCTAAAGATATGGAATTCATACCAATAAGAGCAGACCAAGTAGATGTTCCGGTAATTATATCAGCTTTAAGTTACCTCGATATGAGCACTAACGGTATTGATGCTACTTTACAGCAAATAAGAGAAATTGTATCACCAGAAGTAGAAAAATACAGAAAAGATATACCTACTTTCAGGAATTTAGAAGGCTACTATTATGAAGAGGATCGTAATACGTACCGCTTTTTCATTCGGCCCAAGAGATTTTTCGAGCCAAGTGGATGTATTATAGCAGCCACAAACCTCAATAAAAACCAAGCCAAGTTTACGGCAAATGCAAACATGTATGAGACAGGTTTTACTGAAAATAGTGTTACAGTTTCTGCACGAAAATTAAATGCTTTTCTATTAAATTTTCCAGGTGGGTTGAAAGCAGGATTTACTATAGATCTCACTTTTAAAATGAATGAAAATATTAACATGTCAAATCCTAATATAATTATCTTTCATCAAAAAAACGATAAGCAACTTCAATCAATTAGACTCACACCTGTTATGTCAAAAAGCCAAATACCATGGTTTAATTAA
- a CDS encoding TIGR02677 family protein, with the protein MQQGLQKKIKEATYLTADKAWSYRPILRYFYIQHERMREFLFPDEIYEYLSQFPEFSDYSVESLHQDLDSLVKWGNLIASQEHRKAKTIDEYKKKSFRYQCTPYTVEFERMLMQLENMGETFGGSLERTQFERLYQVLSSIAGTVKKADSEPDEECAQVWDDAMTYFRQITQNTSDYIAYIHSEEVAERMKTEAFIAYKDQFTTYLRDFIIALQRTAMQIQDLLSSLTVEEMEPFFNQVIRHHEQAFRFEEELRLDPMEDLKEKWLNLKAWFLGNKHGESEFERLESRTNEAIRRITRIVQRLGERHQQFRSRKNDYLHLAKWFDGMDSIEEAHKLSSVAFGVFHTRHLHSDQVPTEDIYMDIWEEKPMVHQTKPRIRQYREKTRAGAIEDNKEKIETMKRIHLEKRQREKEIIEQYIQGGEISIRELPEVEAHVRKLLLAWIGKAMARKDRVVKTEFGKKVKVTLNSDERVILKSEDGILEMPNAVFLFSEDEVNV; encoded by the coding sequence ATGCAGCAAGGCCTTCAAAAGAAGATTAAAGAAGCTACATACTTGACCGCCGATAAAGCATGGAGTTATCGGCCGATTTTAAGGTATTTTTATATACAGCATGAGCGGATGCGGGAGTTTTTGTTTCCGGATGAAATCTATGAATATCTTAGCCAGTTCCCTGAGTTCAGTGATTATTCGGTGGAGTCGCTTCATCAGGATCTGGACTCGCTGGTCAAATGGGGGAATTTGATTGCGAGCCAGGAACACCGAAAGGCCAAGACTATTGATGAATATAAGAAGAAAAGCTTCCGCTACCAGTGCACTCCTTATACGGTAGAGTTTGAGCGGATGCTGATGCAGCTTGAAAATATGGGGGAAACTTTTGGCGGGTCGCTTGAAAGGACTCAGTTTGAGAGGCTCTATCAAGTTCTTTCATCGATTGCCGGAACAGTCAAAAAGGCGGATTCTGAACCGGATGAGGAATGTGCACAGGTGTGGGACGATGCCATGACTTATTTCCGCCAGATCACCCAGAACACCTCCGATTATATTGCTTATATACATAGCGAAGAAGTGGCCGAGCGGATGAAGACGGAAGCGTTTATTGCCTATAAAGATCAGTTCACGACGTATTTGAGAGACTTCATTATTGCGCTTCAGAGAACGGCCATGCAAATACAGGATCTCCTTTCAAGTTTGACTGTGGAAGAGATGGAACCATTTTTCAACCAGGTGATCAGGCATCATGAGCAGGCCTTTCGTTTTGAGGAAGAACTGAGGCTGGATCCGATGGAGGACTTAAAAGAAAAATGGCTTAACTTGAAGGCGTGGTTCCTTGGAAATAAACACGGGGAGAGCGAATTTGAGCGTCTTGAAAGCAGGACGAATGAAGCGATCCGCAGGATAACCAGGATTGTCCAGCGCCTGGGGGAAAGGCATCAGCAATTCCGGAGCAGGAAGAACGACTACCTTCATCTTGCCAAATGGTTCGACGGTATGGATTCAATTGAAGAAGCGCATAAGTTGTCTTCTGTGGCTTTCGGGGTCTTTCATACCCGTCATCTTCATTCTGACCAGGTGCCAACCGAGGATATTTACATGGATATCTGGGAAGAGAAGCCGATGGTGCATCAGACGAAGCCGAGGATCCGTCAGTATCGGGAAAAAACGCGTGCCGGTGCAATAGAGGATAACAAAGAGAAGATCGAAACGATGAAGAGGATTCATCTGGAAAAGCGCCAGCGCGAAAAGGAGATCATCGAGCAGTATATCCAGGGGGGAGAAATCTCAATAAGAGAACTTCCGGAAGTGGAAGCTCACGTCCGGAAACTGTTATTGGCATGGATCGGAAAGGCGATGGCGAGAAAAGACAGAGTCGTGAAAACGGAGTTCGGCAAAAAAGTGAAAGTCACACTAAATTCGGATGAACGGGTAATCTTGAAATCCGAGGATGGAATCCTTGAAATGCCGAATGCAGTATTCCTTTTTTCTGAAGATGAGGTGAATGTGTAA